From the Ctenopharyngodon idella isolate HZGC_01 chromosome 3, HZGC01, whole genome shotgun sequence genome, one window contains:
- the si:ch211-120g10.1 gene encoding E3 ubiquitin-protein ligase TRIM21: MMMQCLQFLVEPTKNVAEKFKDFRKKVKNEKREPLDESQQFIVDLAKDLGRVCQRSEVLEHVSKSEDVWPTLSCRAFILEWASLLESKKRPMQTDGWPESSDWKDLALSSEQDMESAKRLILTWTKDLRAQPEQSVWPGEQVVAVLDDFENHWKRGRMATLQSAVELVFWTLINKELDKENIPQKWLMWKQRSQKIGATPYIPHIVWDWICDAGVEVTLDLDTANPDLLISEDERRMRCGFKRKDVPNYHQRFDGWWCAVGSEGFASGRQYWEVDVGEMDWRIGVAKESALRKGFKSLNTDTGYLTLRLERGTELKALTVPFTALPATLIPRKVGVYLDFGNGQLSFYDVENRSHIYTYNETFGEKLFPLFGTVEIVKDLVIRSPGNRSHCLCPGMCLWG; this comes from the exons ATGATGATGCAGTGTCTTCAGTTTCTGGTTGAACCAACCAAGAATGTTGCAGAGAAGTTTAAG GATTTTCGTAAGAAGGTGAAGAATGAGAAGAGAGAACCGCTGGACGAGAGCCAGCAGTTCATTGTGGACCTCGCCAAGGATCTGGGACGCGTCTGTCAG AGGTCAGAGGTTTTGGAGCACGTCTCAAAGAGTGAGGATGTTTGGCCCACTCTCTCCTGCAGGGCCTTCATTCTGGAGTGGGCATCACTGCTAGAGAGCAAG AAAAGACCAATGCAGACTGACGGCTGGCCAGAGAGCAGCGACTGGAAGGACCTGGCTCTGAGCAGTGAGCAGGACATGGAGAGCGCCAAGAGACTCATCCTCACCTGGACCAAAGACCTGAGGGCCCAACCTGAG CAAAGTGTCTGGCCTGGAGAGCAGGTGGTGGCGGTTTTGGATGACTTTGAGAATCACTGGAAAAGAGGTCGGATGGCCACCCTGCAGTCGGCCGTGGAGCTGGTGTTCTGGACACTCATCAACAAAGAACTAGACAAG GAGAACATTCCCCAAAAGTGGCTCATGTGGAAGCAGAGGAGCCAAAAAATAG GTGCCACCCCATATATTCCTCACATAG tgTGGGACTGGATCTGTGATGCAGGAG TGGAGGTGACCCTTGACCTGGACACGGCCAATCCTGACCTGCTGATCTCCGAGGATGAGAGGCGCATGCGTTGTGGTTTCAAGCGCAAAGACGTGCCCAATTATCACCAGCGCTTCGACGGTTGGTGGTGTGCGGTCGGATCCGAAGGCTTCGCCTCTGGCCGCCAGTACTGGGAGGTGGATGTTGGAGAAATGGACTGGCGTATCGGCGTGGCGAAAGAGTCAGCCTTACGAAAGGGCTTCAAGTCCCTGAACACCGACACTGGATACCTGACCCTGCGACTGGAGCGCGGCACGGAGCTGAAGGCCCTCACCGTCCCCTTCACCGCCCTGCCGGCCACCTTGATTCCTCGAAAGGTCGGCGTCTACCTTGACTTCGGCAACGGCCAGCTGTCCTTCTACGACGTGGAGAACCGCTCTCACATCTACACCTACAACGAGACATTTGGCGAAAAGCTCTTCCCGCTGTTCGGAACGGTGGAGATCGTGAAGGACCTGGTGATCAGATCACCTGGGAACAGGAGCCACTGCCTGTGTCCCGGCATGTGCCTGTGGGGTTGA